A region of Takifugu flavidus isolate HTHZ2018 chromosome 2, ASM371156v2, whole genome shotgun sequence DNA encodes the following proteins:
- the qser1 gene encoding glutamine and serine-rich protein 1 isoform X2: MMDGDYPSSSFADALAPPAQPVASWAYDRSTASVKPSSSYGAAHLDPELLQRQSYNSAHQLPMYTTSHLNASAALDSSSNTSETSIMSFLSAMETRSLQTGPVSASLLPPFRPPSWTTGSNTSTTELYLTGALPSAATFPSPAALSTYQHTGTYASRSYTTNSPLAAPDPAFSTSTNGLFSHHDPLLHIKPSQTVLPAALAFNHLSSPTWGSALPIQSSTYRSAQESAPHLLLPSNLSASHGTAQPYGATVLSSSIERALQRECSVIKHHQRPSSSITASEQMPSSEHSLQGFFGPGGEVDVSYQQGPTSQNTVSCSPSTEPQSSQDVGGASQPKTDSVTQAYSSSLSAAEDGSTKAAPHPPAGEEGLPHSQDHTRDSPEQYSQVQKQNSVIANQQSVQLASLLSSSLTQNYMTPPTQPQAAHDTADKLPPLYKTLPPLSIQSEHVASVTQTLIYSSTPGLNQGEELHYGAQVRGLCQGNLAESYPASHSQGPSNVSFTTQSQVTATRSQSYIAGRPLNQSLPSYPPTCLHSHPTSNSSQDYGLIQCSAGGKLHDTLAQQSHKYVLASSLPAYSSPAQALQTNENLIQEAKDKLEQLPIQDLESLHQVTAAASNLSIHNNIIYVVSKMEDHHKTQSVIRSSSRSDEQLIGAGHTNVALIKGQQQVQLSGTTEQESAAIKMTNSNEMIPSLVPLSPEQLKQHPLELKSPEPHQQNQQGDQSQAAPAHAQFIAVPSSQVLLEHNQMILLPQPLIHNGDNAKVVQNIQPVQDVGPVQYLHMDRELQNTAASVSTSGCPDSSKCHYSHQTSQQTNDAKNNFSLNSICFPESILLGDDRNILSNVDDILAATVAACGVTPQDFAKATSSAEADMVMPSTADSKSHFHTVDLRHMSPSFSSSQHPGVANSHPIALNGTQMGSDCHGQSLHPNSSSELDTNEDGVSSENDFHLTGQVYDPSGFPNRIKGHAQCVKTEDNHTEGGEDFSKKKARSKASTKPAGPEDDTGQARSNKRGQAKRQNSRGSDIGSPSSSHGAYDGCLQQERVRQKIREVEEKQPEVKTGFIGSFLDFIKFGPKQQYSPSPTRIFSRQKKPCTVSKPPPCPSAALPNKLQTLPPPLLAQDTQGGSCQPKRLDEDLQKNLETLPSFSSDEEENTGRNQALRNSISSALSALDESSDHKNKTDNQLPVSLMKAEQLRSVTKGCLPQMTSPPQASSIISGGTSFAAKDEPKDNLPAQLAVRLKTVAIEGLTDEELSDSGGEGMYRERDEFVVRNEDIDILKVTMKGGSEPPAIWKVQKALLQKFVPELRDGKRVFSATNSYLGYFGDAKAMYQRVYVKFLDTVNKREYVRLCSRKPRCKPMNSLRGVQMKTLLGLTAAPSSVSQSQRPRPKQLKARTEPPPKKRRKWKEEFAASGSSAEEGGEEDELNPAVPFASRFLNTRTMKETFKSFVELLISIALDEDLVTALERANDELLLPHMKRVDGMITDNRKRLLHKLHIGQVLKTALDNFPEISVVTELKKDGETPAFKVRLSGKAYNKKTMKPYKMPNKVPQEYTVDQQRTQWFSLYHSLQHYKYHTYLMCKDEIASLRVHAGELGQMETVQKCLQNGAWVEGLFDRFGELINQVQQACQ; the protein is encoded by the exons ATGATGGACGGGGACTACCCGAGCTCAAGCTTCGCGGACGCGCTGGCTCCACCAGCACAGCCCGTCGCTTCTTGGGCCTATGACCGCAGCACCGCTAGTGTCAAGCCAAG CTCCAGTTATGGTGCAGCCCACCTCGATCCGGAGCTCCTACAGAGGCAGAGCTACAACTCTGCACACCAGCTTCCCATGTACACTACATCCCACCTTAATGCATCTGCAG CACTTGATTCAAGCAGCAACACTTCGGAGACCTCAATCATGAGCTTCCTTTCAGCCATGGAGACGAGAAGTCTTCAGACCGGTCCTGTTAGTGCCTCACTGCTTCCTCCTTTCAGACCACCATCATGGACTACTG GCAGCAACACGTCCACCACGGAGCTTTATCTAACCGGTGCCCTGccttctgctgccacctttccCTCTCCCGCTGCCCTGTCCACCTACCAGCACACTGGTACCTACGCCTCCAGGAGTTACACCACCAACTCTCCTCTGGCGGCCCCAGATCCCGCCTTCAGCACCTCCACGAACGGCCTGTTTTCTCACCACGACCCGCTCCTCCACATCAAACCCAGCCAGACGGTGCTCCCCGCCGCGCTGGCCTTCAACCACCTGTCCTCCCCGACGTGGGGCTCGGCTCTGCCCATTCAGTCGTCCACGTACCGCTCGGCCCAAGAGTCGGCTCCGCACCTCCTGCTGCCTTCGAACCTGTCTGCCTCTCACGGTACCGCGCAGCCTTATGGGGCCACAGTGTTATCCAGCTCTATTGAAAGGGCTCTTCAGCGTGAATGTAGTGTCATCAAACACCACCAGAGGCCTTCCAGCAGCATTACGGCTTCTGAACAAATGCCCAGTTCGGAGCACTCCTTACAGGGGTTCTTTGGCCCCGGCGGTGAAGTGGATGTATCCTATCAGCAGGGCCCGACCAGTCAGAACACGGTGTCCTGCAGTCCTTCCACAGAACCACAGTCTTCACAAGATGTCGGTGGTGCTTCGCAACCCAAAACGGACTCAGTGACCCAAGCTTATTCGTCCTCTTTGTCAGCGGCTGAAGACGGTTCCACCaaagctgctcctcatcctcctgcgGGTGAGGAGGGTCTCCCCCACTCTCAGGATCACACAAGAGATTCTCCTGAACAGTATTCCCAGGTACAGAAGCAGAATTCAGTCATTGCTAATCAGCAGTCGGTCCAGCTTGCCAGCTTATTGTCTAGCAGCCTTACTCAGAACTACATGACCCCCCCCACTCAGCCCCAGGCTGCTCATGACACAGCAGACAAGCTGCCCCCCCTTTACAAAACACTGcctcccctctccatccagtcTGAACATGTGGCGTCCGTTACACAGACTCTTATTTACTCCTCTACTCCTGGGCTGAACCAGGGGGAGGAGCTCCACTACGGAGCCCAGGTTCGGGGTTTATGTCAGGGGAACCTCGCTGAGAGCTACCCCGCTTCCCACTCTCAGGGTCCTTCAAACGTGTCCTTCACCACGCAGTCCCAAGTTACAGCGACGCGGTCTCAGAGCTACATCGCAGGACGGCCTCTCAACCAGTCCCTTCCCTCTTATCCACCTACATGCCTGCACAGTCACCCCACCTCAAACTCTTCCCAGGACTACGGCCTGATACAGTGCTCTGCAGGAGGTAAGCTCCACGACACATTGGCTCAGCAGTCCCATAAGTATGTGTTAGCTTCCTCGTTGCCTGCCTACTCTTCTCCTGCTCAAGCCTTACAGACCAATGAGAACCTAATACAAGAGGCAAAAGATAAACTGGAGCAGCTTCCAATTCAGGATCTAGAATCTCTTCACCAGGTCACCGCTGCAGCCAGTAACCTGTCCATTCACAACAACATAATCTACGTGGTTTCAAAAATGGAAGATCATCACAAAACCCAAAGCGTCATCCGAAGCAGCTCGCGCTCAGACGAGCAGCTCATCGGAGCGGGTCACACGAATGTAGCGCTGATAAAGGGCCAACAACAGGTTCAGCTGAGCGGTACCACCGAGCAAGAAAGCGCCGccataaaaatgacaaactcAAACGAAATGATCCCGTCACTTGTCCCCCTCAGCCCAGAGCAGCTCAAGCAGCACCCGCTTGAGCTGAAATCTCCAGAACCACATCAACAGAACCAGCAGGGTGACCAGAGCCAGGCCGCTCCTGCTCACGCCCAGTTTATTGCTGTCCCCAGCAGTCAGGTTCTCCTTGAGCATAATCAAATGATTCTTCTGCCTCAACCTCTAATTCACAATGGTGACAACGCAAAGGTGGTGCAGAACATCCAGCCGGTCCAAGACGTGGGACCGGTTCAATATCTTCACATGGATCGAGAACTTCAGAACACTGCGGCGTCTGTGTCCACCTCCGGGTGTCCCGATTCCTCTAAATGTCACTACAGCCACCAGACGAGTCAGCAGACCAACGATGCCAAGAACAACTTCTCCCTCAACTCCATCTGCTTCCCTGAATCCATCCTGCTGGGAGATGACAGAAACATTTTATCCAATGTGGACGACATCCTGGCTGCCACCGTTGCAGCCTGCGGCGTCACACCACAAGACTTTGCCAAAGCGACGTCTTCTGCTGAGGCTGACATGGTGATGCCAAGCACAGCTGATTCTAAGAGTCACTTCCACACTGTGGATTTAAGGCATATGTCACCCAGTTTCTCTTCATCACAACATCCAGGCGTCGCCAACTCCCACCCCATAGCTCTAAACGGCACCCAGATGGGCTCCGATTGTCACGGTCAGTCTCTTCACCCCAACAGCAGCTCGGAACTGGACACAAATGAGGATGGAGTGAGCTCGGAGAACGACTTTCATCTAACTGGGCAGGTGTATGACCCGTCCGGCTTCCCAAACAGAATCAAAGGACATGCACAGTGTGTCAAAACAGAAGATAACCACACCGAAGGCGGTGAAGATTTTTCCAAGAAGAAGGCTCGGTCCAAGGCCTCGACCAAACCAGCTGGACCCGAGGACGATACTGGCCAGGCCAGGTCCAACAAGCGCGGGCAGGCAAAGAGGCAAAACTCCAGGGGCAGCGATATCGGCTCGCCGTCCTCCTCCCACGGCGCCTACGATGGCTgcctgcagcaggagagagtCAGGCAGAAGATCCGCGAAGTGGAGGAGAAACAGCCGGAGGTCAAGACGGGCTTCATCGGCTCCTTCCTGGACTTTATCAAGTTTGGACCCAAACAGCAATACTCACCAAGTCCCACACGGATCTTCAGCCGCCAGAAAAAGCCCTGCACCGTGTCCAAACCACCGCCGTGTCCCAGCGCCGCGTTGCCTAACAAGCTGCAGACCCTCCCCCCACCTTTGCTAGCCCAGGACACTCAAGGGGGCAGCTGCCAACCGAAACGTCTGGATGAAGATCTGCAGAAGAACTTGGAGACTCTGCCGTCGTTCAGTTCAGATGAAGAAGAGAACACAGGGAGGAACCAGGCTCTGAGAAACAGCATCAGCTCAGCTCTTTCAGCTCTGGACGAGTCTTCGGATCATAAAAACAAGACAG ATAACCAGTTGCCCGTTTCTCTGATGAAAGCAGAACAACTGCGCTCCGTCACCAAGGGCTGTTTGCCACAGATGACGAGTCCTCCACAGGCCAGCAGCATCATCTCAGGAGGAACCTCGTTTGCAGCCAAAGACGAGCCCAAAGACAATCTGCCCGCTCAGCTAGCCGTGCGGTTGAAGACGGTGGCCATCGAGGGACTGACCGATGAAGAGCTGTCGGACAGCGGGGGAGAGGGGATGTACCGGGAGAGAGACGAGTTTGTTGTGAGGAACGAGGACATCGACATCCTGAAG GTGACGATGAAAGGGGGCAGCGAACCTCCAGCCATCTGGAAAGTTCAGAAGGCTCTGCTGCAGAAATTTGTGCCCGAATTAAGAGATGGAAAGAGGGTCTTCTCAGCCACCAACAGC TACCTTGGGTATTTCGGTGATGCCAAGGCCATGTACCAAAGGGTGTATGTCAAGTTCCTGGACACAGTTAACAAAAGGGAGTACGTGAGACTCTGCAGTCGGAAGCCACGCTGCAAACCCATGAATTCTCtgag GGGGGTTCAGATGAAAACCCTGCTGGGTTTGACAGCCGCGCCGTCCTCTGTGTCCCAGAGCCAAAGGCCCCGACCTAAACAGCTCAAAGCCAGGACGGAACCTCCaccaaagaagaggaggaaatggaaagAGGAGTTCGCTGCCTCTGGATCCTCTgcagaagaaggtggagaagaagatg AGTTAAACCCTGCGGTACCGTTTGCTTCACGGTTCCTCAACACCCGAACCATGAAGGAAACCTTCAAGAGCTTTGTGGAGCTCCTTATCAGCATTGCCTTGGACGAAGATCTTGTAACAGCACTCGAACGAGCAAACG ACgagctgctgttgccacatATGAAGAGGGTTGATGGGATGATTACTGACAACAGGAAACGCCTGCTCCACAAACTACACATAGGCCAGGTCCTAAAG ACAGCCCTAGACAACTTTCCTGAGATCTCAGTGGTGACCGAACTAAAGAAAGATGGAGAAACTCCAGCCTTTAAAGTGCGGCTCAGTGGGAAAGCCTACAACAAGAAAACCATGAAGCCTTACAAGATGCCAAACAAAGTGCCACAG GAGTATACGGTGGACCAGCAGAGAACACAGTGGTTTTCTCTGTACCACTCGCTGCAGCATTACAAGTATCACACTTACCTAATGTGTAAGGATGAG ATTGCGTCTCTCCGGGTGCATGCGGGAGAACTGGGGCAGATGGAGACGGTCCAGAAGTGTCTGCAGAACGGGGCTTGGGTCGAGGGGCTCTTTGATCGCTTTGGGGAGCTGATCAATCAAGTGCAGCAGGCCTGCCAATGA
- the qser1 gene encoding glutamine and serine-rich protein 1 isoform X4, producing the protein MYTTSHLNASAALDSSSNTSETSIMSFLSAMETRSLQTGPVSASLLPPFRPPSWTTGSNTSTTELYLTGALPSAATFPSPAALSTYQHTGTYASRSYTTNSPLAAPDPAFSTSTNGLFSHHDPLLHIKPSQTVLPAALAFNHLSSPTWGSALPIQSSTYRSAQESAPHLLLPSNLSASHGTAQPYGATVLSSSIERALQRECSVIKHHQRPSSSITASEQMPSSEHSLQGFFGPGGEVDVSYQQGPTSQNTVSCSPSTEPQSSQDVGGASQPKTDSVTQAYSSSLSAAEDGSTKAAPHPPAGEEGLPHSQDHTRDSPEQYSQVQKQNSVIANQQSVQLASLLSSSLTQNYMTPPTQPQAAHDTADKLPPLYKTLPPLSIQSEHVASVTQTLIYSSTPGLNQGEELHYGAQVRGLCQGNLAESYPASHSQGPSNVSFTTQSQVTATRSQSYIAGRPLNQSLPSYPPTCLHSHPTSNSSQDYGLIQCSAGGKLHDTLAQQSHKYVLASSLPAYSSPAQALQTNENLIQEAKDKLEQLPIQDLESLHQVTAAASNLSIHNNIIYVVSKMEDHHKTQSVIRSSSRSDEQLIGAGHTNVALIKGQQQVQLSGTTEQESAAIKMTNSNEMIPSLVPLSPEQLKQHPLELKSPEPHQQNQQGDQSQAAPAHAQFIAVPSSQVLLEHNQMILLPQPLIHNGDNAKVVQNIQPVQDVGPVQYLHMDRELQNTAASVSTSGCPDSSKCHYSHQTSQQTNDAKNNFSLNSICFPESILLGDDRNILSNVDDILAATVAACGVTPQDFAKATSSAEADMVMPSTADSKSHFHTVDLRHMSPSFSSSQHPGVANSHPIALNGTQMGSDCHGQSLHPNSSSELDTNEDGVSSENDFHLTGQVYDPSGFPNRIKGHAQCVKTEDNHTEGGEDFSKKKARSKASTKPAGPEDDTGQARSNKRGQAKRQNSRGSDIGSPSSSHGAYDGCLQQERVRQKIREVEEKQPEVKTGFIGSFLDFIKFGPKQQYSPSPTRIFSRQKKPCTVSKPPPCPSAALPNKLQTLPPPLLAQDTQGGSCQPKRLDEDLQKNLETLPSFSSDEEENTGRNQALRNSISSALSALDESSDHKNKTDNQLPVSLMKAEQLRSVTKGCLPQMTSPPQASSIISGGTSFAAKDEPKDNLPAQLAVRLKTVAIEGLTDEELSDSGGEGMYRERDEFVVRNEDIDILKVTMKGGSEPPAIWKVQKALLQKFVPELRDGKRVFSATNSYLGYFGDAKAMYQRVYVKFLDTVNKREYVRLCSRKPRCKPMNSLRGVQMKTLLGLTAAPSSVSQSQRPRPKQLKARTEPPPKKRRKWKEEFAASGSSAEEGGEEDELNPAVPFASRFLNTRTMKETFKSFVELLISIALDEDLVTALERANDELLLPHMKRVDGMITDNRKRLLHKLHIGQVLKTALDNFPEISVVTELKKDGETPAFKVRLSGKAYNKKTMKPYKMPNKVPQEYTVDQQRTQWFSLYHSLQHYKYHTYLMCKDEIASLRVHAGELGQMETVQKCLQNGAWVEGLFDRFGELINQVQQACQ; encoded by the exons ATGTACACTACATCCCACCTTAATGCATCTGCAG CACTTGATTCAAGCAGCAACACTTCGGAGACCTCAATCATGAGCTTCCTTTCAGCCATGGAGACGAGAAGTCTTCAGACCGGTCCTGTTAGTGCCTCACTGCTTCCTCCTTTCAGACCACCATCATGGACTACTG GCAGCAACACGTCCACCACGGAGCTTTATCTAACCGGTGCCCTGccttctgctgccacctttccCTCTCCCGCTGCCCTGTCCACCTACCAGCACACTGGTACCTACGCCTCCAGGAGTTACACCACCAACTCTCCTCTGGCGGCCCCAGATCCCGCCTTCAGCACCTCCACGAACGGCCTGTTTTCTCACCACGACCCGCTCCTCCACATCAAACCCAGCCAGACGGTGCTCCCCGCCGCGCTGGCCTTCAACCACCTGTCCTCCCCGACGTGGGGCTCGGCTCTGCCCATTCAGTCGTCCACGTACCGCTCGGCCCAAGAGTCGGCTCCGCACCTCCTGCTGCCTTCGAACCTGTCTGCCTCTCACGGTACCGCGCAGCCTTATGGGGCCACAGTGTTATCCAGCTCTATTGAAAGGGCTCTTCAGCGTGAATGTAGTGTCATCAAACACCACCAGAGGCCTTCCAGCAGCATTACGGCTTCTGAACAAATGCCCAGTTCGGAGCACTCCTTACAGGGGTTCTTTGGCCCCGGCGGTGAAGTGGATGTATCCTATCAGCAGGGCCCGACCAGTCAGAACACGGTGTCCTGCAGTCCTTCCACAGAACCACAGTCTTCACAAGATGTCGGTGGTGCTTCGCAACCCAAAACGGACTCAGTGACCCAAGCTTATTCGTCCTCTTTGTCAGCGGCTGAAGACGGTTCCACCaaagctgctcctcatcctcctgcgGGTGAGGAGGGTCTCCCCCACTCTCAGGATCACACAAGAGATTCTCCTGAACAGTATTCCCAGGTACAGAAGCAGAATTCAGTCATTGCTAATCAGCAGTCGGTCCAGCTTGCCAGCTTATTGTCTAGCAGCCTTACTCAGAACTACATGACCCCCCCCACTCAGCCCCAGGCTGCTCATGACACAGCAGACAAGCTGCCCCCCCTTTACAAAACACTGcctcccctctccatccagtcTGAACATGTGGCGTCCGTTACACAGACTCTTATTTACTCCTCTACTCCTGGGCTGAACCAGGGGGAGGAGCTCCACTACGGAGCCCAGGTTCGGGGTTTATGTCAGGGGAACCTCGCTGAGAGCTACCCCGCTTCCCACTCTCAGGGTCCTTCAAACGTGTCCTTCACCACGCAGTCCCAAGTTACAGCGACGCGGTCTCAGAGCTACATCGCAGGACGGCCTCTCAACCAGTCCCTTCCCTCTTATCCACCTACATGCCTGCACAGTCACCCCACCTCAAACTCTTCCCAGGACTACGGCCTGATACAGTGCTCTGCAGGAGGTAAGCTCCACGACACATTGGCTCAGCAGTCCCATAAGTATGTGTTAGCTTCCTCGTTGCCTGCCTACTCTTCTCCTGCTCAAGCCTTACAGACCAATGAGAACCTAATACAAGAGGCAAAAGATAAACTGGAGCAGCTTCCAATTCAGGATCTAGAATCTCTTCACCAGGTCACCGCTGCAGCCAGTAACCTGTCCATTCACAACAACATAATCTACGTGGTTTCAAAAATGGAAGATCATCACAAAACCCAAAGCGTCATCCGAAGCAGCTCGCGCTCAGACGAGCAGCTCATCGGAGCGGGTCACACGAATGTAGCGCTGATAAAGGGCCAACAACAGGTTCAGCTGAGCGGTACCACCGAGCAAGAAAGCGCCGccataaaaatgacaaactcAAACGAAATGATCCCGTCACTTGTCCCCCTCAGCCCAGAGCAGCTCAAGCAGCACCCGCTTGAGCTGAAATCTCCAGAACCACATCAACAGAACCAGCAGGGTGACCAGAGCCAGGCCGCTCCTGCTCACGCCCAGTTTATTGCTGTCCCCAGCAGTCAGGTTCTCCTTGAGCATAATCAAATGATTCTTCTGCCTCAACCTCTAATTCACAATGGTGACAACGCAAAGGTGGTGCAGAACATCCAGCCGGTCCAAGACGTGGGACCGGTTCAATATCTTCACATGGATCGAGAACTTCAGAACACTGCGGCGTCTGTGTCCACCTCCGGGTGTCCCGATTCCTCTAAATGTCACTACAGCCACCAGACGAGTCAGCAGACCAACGATGCCAAGAACAACTTCTCCCTCAACTCCATCTGCTTCCCTGAATCCATCCTGCTGGGAGATGACAGAAACATTTTATCCAATGTGGACGACATCCTGGCTGCCACCGTTGCAGCCTGCGGCGTCACACCACAAGACTTTGCCAAAGCGACGTCTTCTGCTGAGGCTGACATGGTGATGCCAAGCACAGCTGATTCTAAGAGTCACTTCCACACTGTGGATTTAAGGCATATGTCACCCAGTTTCTCTTCATCACAACATCCAGGCGTCGCCAACTCCCACCCCATAGCTCTAAACGGCACCCAGATGGGCTCCGATTGTCACGGTCAGTCTCTTCACCCCAACAGCAGCTCGGAACTGGACACAAATGAGGATGGAGTGAGCTCGGAGAACGACTTTCATCTAACTGGGCAGGTGTATGACCCGTCCGGCTTCCCAAACAGAATCAAAGGACATGCACAGTGTGTCAAAACAGAAGATAACCACACCGAAGGCGGTGAAGATTTTTCCAAGAAGAAGGCTCGGTCCAAGGCCTCGACCAAACCAGCTGGACCCGAGGACGATACTGGCCAGGCCAGGTCCAACAAGCGCGGGCAGGCAAAGAGGCAAAACTCCAGGGGCAGCGATATCGGCTCGCCGTCCTCCTCCCACGGCGCCTACGATGGCTgcctgcagcaggagagagtCAGGCAGAAGATCCGCGAAGTGGAGGAGAAACAGCCGGAGGTCAAGACGGGCTTCATCGGCTCCTTCCTGGACTTTATCAAGTTTGGACCCAAACAGCAATACTCACCAAGTCCCACACGGATCTTCAGCCGCCAGAAAAAGCCCTGCACCGTGTCCAAACCACCGCCGTGTCCCAGCGCCGCGTTGCCTAACAAGCTGCAGACCCTCCCCCCACCTTTGCTAGCCCAGGACACTCAAGGGGGCAGCTGCCAACCGAAACGTCTGGATGAAGATCTGCAGAAGAACTTGGAGACTCTGCCGTCGTTCAGTTCAGATGAAGAAGAGAACACAGGGAGGAACCAGGCTCTGAGAAACAGCATCAGCTCAGCTCTTTCAGCTCTGGACGAGTCTTCGGATCATAAAAACAAGACAG ATAACCAGTTGCCCGTTTCTCTGATGAAAGCAGAACAACTGCGCTCCGTCACCAAGGGCTGTTTGCCACAGATGACGAGTCCTCCACAGGCCAGCAGCATCATCTCAGGAGGAACCTCGTTTGCAGCCAAAGACGAGCCCAAAGACAATCTGCCCGCTCAGCTAGCCGTGCGGTTGAAGACGGTGGCCATCGAGGGACTGACCGATGAAGAGCTGTCGGACAGCGGGGGAGAGGGGATGTACCGGGAGAGAGACGAGTTTGTTGTGAGGAACGAGGACATCGACATCCTGAAG GTGACGATGAAAGGGGGCAGCGAACCTCCAGCCATCTGGAAAGTTCAGAAGGCTCTGCTGCAGAAATTTGTGCCCGAATTAAGAGATGGAAAGAGGGTCTTCTCAGCCACCAACAGC TACCTTGGGTATTTCGGTGATGCCAAGGCCATGTACCAAAGGGTGTATGTCAAGTTCCTGGACACAGTTAACAAAAGGGAGTACGTGAGACTCTGCAGTCGGAAGCCACGCTGCAAACCCATGAATTCTCtgag GGGGGTTCAGATGAAAACCCTGCTGGGTTTGACAGCCGCGCCGTCCTCTGTGTCCCAGAGCCAAAGGCCCCGACCTAAACAGCTCAAAGCCAGGACGGAACCTCCaccaaagaagaggaggaaatggaaagAGGAGTTCGCTGCCTCTGGATCCTCTgcagaagaaggtggagaagaagatg AGTTAAACCCTGCGGTACCGTTTGCTTCACGGTTCCTCAACACCCGAACCATGAAGGAAACCTTCAAGAGCTTTGTGGAGCTCCTTATCAGCATTGCCTTGGACGAAGATCTTGTAACAGCACTCGAACGAGCAAACG ACgagctgctgttgccacatATGAAGAGGGTTGATGGGATGATTACTGACAACAGGAAACGCCTGCTCCACAAACTACACATAGGCCAGGTCCTAAAG ACAGCCCTAGACAACTTTCCTGAGATCTCAGTGGTGACCGAACTAAAGAAAGATGGAGAAACTCCAGCCTTTAAAGTGCGGCTCAGTGGGAAAGCCTACAACAAGAAAACCATGAAGCCTTACAAGATGCCAAACAAAGTGCCACAG GAGTATACGGTGGACCAGCAGAGAACACAGTGGTTTTCTCTGTACCACTCGCTGCAGCATTACAAGTATCACACTTACCTAATGTGTAAGGATGAG ATTGCGTCTCTCCGGGTGCATGCGGGAGAACTGGGGCAGATGGAGACGGTCCAGAAGTGTCTGCAGAACGGGGCTTGGGTCGAGGGGCTCTTTGATCGCTTTGGGGAGCTGATCAATCAAGTGCAGCAGGCCTGCCAATGA